A genomic stretch from Microplitis mediator isolate UGA2020A chromosome 10, iyMicMedi2.1, whole genome shotgun sequence includes:
- the LOC130676751 gene encoding uncharacterized protein LOC130676751, with amino-acid sequence MELIIDFVGFEMPDGRFVMKELCASDICVEVNPYKRVQCEHWLFEPPLDQIDVAVMQKSVDHCGLQHSISWTSGVQPYESLKENLDILVKNARYFYVQGERKKKWLDNLIDSVVPIIDMEKLRHFSLFDAYDFPKHRCPYHVHHKKKFYSSCAYQNVQFFKKWFWTCYGNQPTYEKSVQIFNQLGNLLCMDNQDIACLDVAFIIENATQQIDFAWHKLPERLQNNEKLIGYQRCRDHSLFYDDIPDSLAYPFRKDCCNCTF; translated from the coding sequence ATGGaactaataattgattttGTGGGTTTTGAGATGCCTGATGGCAGATTTGTGATGAAAGAACTTTGTGCTAGTGATATTTGTGTTGAAGTCAATCCATATAAACGTGTGCAATGTGAACATTGGTTATTTGAACCACCTTTAGATCAGATTGATGTTGCAGTAATGCAAAAAAGTGTTGATCATTGTGGACTTCAACATTCAATTTCATGGACATCTGGTGTACAACCATATGAATCATTGAAAGAAAATCTAGAtattttggtgaaaaatgcACGTTACTTTTACGTTCAAGGTGAACGAAAGAAAAAATGGCTTGATAATCTAATTGACTCTGTTGTACCTATAATTGATATGGAAAAACTAAGACATTTTTCTCTATTTGATGCTTATGATTTTCCAAAACATCGCTGTCCATACCATGTTcatcataagaaaaaattttattcttcatgTGCTTatcaaaatgttcaatttttcaagaagTGGTTTTGGACTTGTTATGGAAACCAACCGACCTATGAAAAGTCGGTTCAGATCTTCAATCAGTTGGGGAACTTACTGTGTATGGATAATCAAGATATCGCATGTCTTGATGTTGCATTTATCATTGAAAATGCAACCCAACAAATCGATTTCGCTTGGCACAAACTACCGGAACGattacaaaataatgaaaaattgattgGATATCAAAGGTGTCGAGATCATTCTCTTTTCTATGATGATATCCCTGATAGCCTTGCATATCCATTCAGAAAAGATTGCTGCAATTGTACTTtttag